A region from the Bdellovibrio bacteriovorus genome encodes:
- the murC gene encoding UDP-N-acetylmuramate--L-alanine ligase, translated as MKLQQAKFHFVGIGGIGMCGLAELLHNIGAKVSGSDIADNANTERLREIGVKVFKGHQSSNVGDADVVVYSSAIQYGNPEISEARARQIPLIPRAEALAEIMRLKRGVAVAGTHGKTTTTSMTSAIFLEANLSPTIVVGGRFELIKSTAMLGSGDWLVAEADESDGSFQKLSPEVAIITNVDSDHLDHYKTFENLQKSFYDFAQKVPFYGKVIACGDDPVIRQIFENFPKRILFYGFDEKNDLVLSGEQGNYSLYRGDRLLGTRHLVGEFSLKVPGRHNALNATAAICAGVAAGIPFATCAKGLQRFEGVDRRFHFKGEKRGIRIYDDYGHHPTEVRAVLQAFREKYPGQRLVVFFQPHRYSRTQHCWHDFTTAFKEADTVLLTDIYAAGEAPIPGISSEKLALDMKHANASYFLRDEKATQKVLGLLKEGDVFVTLGAGDGWKLGLDVLNQL; from the coding sequence ATGAAGTTACAACAAGCCAAATTTCATTTCGTAGGTATCGGGGGCATCGGTATGTGTGGGCTCGCGGAGCTTCTTCACAATATCGGCGCAAAAGTTTCAGGCAGTGATATCGCAGATAACGCCAATACAGAACGTCTTCGCGAAATTGGAGTGAAAGTCTTTAAAGGACATCAGTCCTCTAATGTGGGTGACGCGGATGTGGTGGTTTATTCCAGCGCTATTCAATATGGAAACCCCGAGATTTCTGAAGCCCGTGCTCGTCAAATTCCGTTAATTCCTCGAGCGGAAGCTTTGGCCGAAATCATGCGTCTTAAGCGTGGTGTTGCCGTTGCCGGCACTCACGGTAAAACGACGACGACGTCGATGACGTCCGCGATTTTCTTAGAAGCCAATTTAAGTCCCACCATTGTTGTCGGTGGACGTTTTGAATTGATCAAATCCACGGCGATGTTGGGTTCCGGTGACTGGTTGGTCGCTGAAGCCGATGAGTCTGATGGCAGCTTCCAAAAACTTTCTCCGGAAGTGGCGATCATCACGAACGTGGATTCCGACCATTTGGATCACTATAAGACTTTTGAAAACTTGCAAAAAAGTTTTTATGACTTTGCCCAGAAGGTTCCTTTCTATGGAAAAGTCATCGCTTGCGGTGATGATCCGGTGATCCGTCAGATTTTTGAAAACTTCCCAAAACGTATTTTGTTCTATGGTTTTGATGAAAAGAACGACTTGGTTCTTTCGGGTGAGCAAGGCAATTATTCTTTGTATCGCGGCGACCGTCTTTTAGGAACGCGCCACTTGGTGGGCGAATTCAGTTTGAAAGTTCCCGGTCGTCATAATGCTTTGAATGCGACAGCGGCCATCTGTGCGGGTGTCGCGGCGGGAATTCCATTTGCCACTTGTGCAAAAGGTCTGCAACGATTTGAAGGTGTGGATCGTCGATTCCACTTTAAAGGCGAAAAGCGCGGCATCAGAATTTACGATGACTACGGTCACCATCCCACAGAAGTGCGCGCGGTCTTGCAAGCCTTCCGTGAAAAGTATCCGGGTCAACGCCTGGTTGTCTTCTTCCAACCGCATCGTTATTCACGCACGCAACACTGCTGGCATGATTTCACGACGGCTTTCAAAGAGGCAGACACAGTTCTTCTGACGGATATCTATGCGGCGGGTGAAGCGCCTATTCCTGGAATCAGCAGTGAAAAGCTAGCTTTAGATATGAAACATGCCAATGCTTCTTATTTCCTTCGTGATGAGAAGGCTACTCAGAAGGTGCTGGGCCTCCTCAAAGAAGGCGATGTCTTCGTCACTCTAGGAGCCGGCGACGGATGGAAACTTGGTCTTGATGTTTTGAATCAGCTTTAA
- the murG gene encoding undecaprenyldiphospho-muramoylpentapeptide beta-N-acetylglucosaminyltransferase: MSKKTIVIAGGGTGGHIYPGIAIARAIQKMDPSVEVHFVGTAMGLETKIVPREGFPLHLIESGKLNVKSPVQKLKTLFKIPLGVWQSIRLLGQLKPLYVIGVGGYASGPFVLAASIIGFNTAIWEPNAMPGMANRLLARFVDKCFVVFSEAKKHLKSDNVIQAGMPVREEIENAQTEKREDENFHLLSFGGSQGARAINNCLSDAIMSGGEWVRNLSVVHQLGSLDFKTISEKYRGAPCSVEPQEFIYDMPKYYRWADIIVSRGGASSIAEAAAFGIIPIIIPLPAADNHQQKNAESLVSKNAGRMILQKDLTPERLISEVQSLRNDKALREQMVQNIKNFYIPQAATTIAKEILQ; the protein is encoded by the coding sequence ATGAGTAAAAAGACGATTGTGATCGCGGGTGGTGGGACCGGTGGTCACATTTATCCTGGTATAGCAATCGCACGCGCCATTCAAAAAATGGATCCTAGTGTGGAAGTTCATTTTGTCGGCACGGCGATGGGTTTAGAGACGAAGATTGTTCCTCGCGAAGGTTTCCCACTTCACTTGATTGAGTCGGGCAAGCTCAATGTGAAAAGCCCCGTTCAAAAGCTGAAAACTCTTTTCAAAATTCCCTTGGGTGTTTGGCAGTCGATTCGCTTATTAGGACAATTAAAACCTCTGTACGTGATCGGTGTAGGCGGTTATGCCTCAGGTCCTTTTGTGCTTGCCGCTAGTATTATTGGATTTAACACCGCGATCTGGGAGCCGAATGCAATGCCAGGAATGGCGAATCGTCTGCTGGCAAGATTCGTGGATAAATGTTTTGTCGTCTTTTCCGAAGCAAAGAAGCATTTAAAAAGTGACAACGTGATTCAAGCCGGTATGCCGGTGCGTGAAGAGATTGAAAATGCGCAGACAGAAAAAAGGGAAGATGAAAACTTTCATCTGCTTTCTTTCGGTGGCAGTCAAGGGGCCCGCGCCATCAATAACTGCCTCAGTGATGCCATCATGTCCGGCGGAGAATGGGTTCGCAATTTATCTGTCGTTCATCAACTCGGTTCTTTGGATTTCAAAACCATTTCGGAAAAATATCGTGGAGCTCCTTGCAGTGTTGAGCCACAAGAGTTCATCTACGACATGCCAAAATACTATCGTTGGGCCGACATCATCGTCAGTCGCGGTGGCGCCAGCTCCATCGCAGAGGCTGCGGCTTTCGGGATTATTCCTATCATTATTCCTTTGCCAGCCGCCGACAATCATCAGCAAAAAAATGCTGAAAGTCTTGTGTCAAAAAATGCCGGTCGCATGATTTTACAGAAAGATTTAACTCCGGAAAGATTGATTTCAGAAGTTCAATCTTTAAGAAACGATAAAGCTTTGCGTGAACAGATGGTTCAGAATATAAAGAACTTCTACATCCCTCAAGCGGCGACCACGATCGCAAAGGAAATCTTGCAATGA
- the ftsW gene encoding putative lipid II flippase FtsW produces the protein MLRYLSSSLFLAIITLLGIGLVQVYSSSFIFAIESYGDGLFFFKRQLIFALIAFAVLIATIHIPFRYIEKYGWAFWLLATLGVLATYVPGLGVRVGGAMRWIQLPLGIRFEPGELLKISFSLLFASLVVRQENFLARVKWHWIVLFMIFPLGLLLKQPDFGTFAIIMMVGVTLLFAFGLQWKYIIASFAVLIPAFYFLVMSVPYRRARVLAFLDPWSDPAQKGFQVIQSMLSFHSGGLTGAGLGQGQGKLFFLPEAHTDFTMAVLGEEMGFIGFVAILALYGFVVFRGIQIAVKAEEPFKRALALGLSVTFGLSVFINAGVVMGLLPTKGLTLPFLSYGGSSLVSLCFMFGLILNIENSFEEDKFSRRFGSRWTHSKVKN, from the coding sequence ATGTTGAGATATTTGTCTAGCAGCTTGTTTTTAGCCATCATCACTCTTCTGGGTATTGGCCTTGTCCAAGTTTATTCTTCCAGTTTTATTTTCGCGATCGAATCTTACGGCGACGGCCTTTTCTTCTTTAAGCGACAACTGATCTTCGCCTTAATTGCCTTTGCGGTTCTGATTGCGACCATTCATATTCCCTTTCGCTACATTGAAAAATACGGCTGGGCTTTTTGGCTTTTAGCGACGTTGGGTGTATTAGCGACCTATGTTCCGGGCTTGGGTGTTCGCGTTGGTGGGGCTATGCGCTGGATTCAACTTCCTTTAGGGATTCGTTTTGAACCGGGGGAATTGCTGAAAATTTCATTCAGTCTTTTGTTCGCAAGTCTTGTGGTCCGCCAGGAAAACTTCTTAGCCCGTGTGAAGTGGCATTGGATCGTTCTATTTATGATCTTCCCGTTGGGACTTTTATTGAAGCAACCTGACTTCGGAACTTTCGCCATCATCATGATGGTGGGTGTGACTTTGCTTTTTGCGTTCGGTTTACAGTGGAAATACATTATCGCGTCCTTTGCGGTTTTGATCCCTGCGTTTTATTTTCTGGTGATGTCGGTTCCTTACCGTCGTGCCCGTGTCCTGGCGTTCTTAGACCCGTGGTCGGACCCGGCGCAAAAAGGTTTCCAGGTGATTCAGAGTATGCTCAGTTTTCACTCGGGTGGTTTGACGGGCGCTGGTTTGGGACAAGGACAAGGAAAACTCTTCTTCTTACCTGAAGCGCACACGGATTTCACGATGGCGGTATTGGGTGAAGAGATGGGCTTCATCGGTTTTGTGGCGATTTTGGCTCTGTACGGATTCGTAGTTTTCCGCGGCATCCAGATCGCAGTGAAAGCTGAAGAACCCTTTAAAAGAGCGTTGGCCCTAGGTTTGTCAGTGACTTTTGGACTGAGTGTCTTTATCAATGCGGGGGTGGTCATGGGACTTCTTCCGACGAAAGGTTTGACTCTACCATTCTTGAGTTACGGCGGAAGTTCTTTGGTATCATTGTGTTTTATGTTTGGTTTGATCCTGAATATCGAAAACTCTTTTGAAGAGGATAAATTTTCTCGTCGATTCGGATCACGCTGGACGCATTCGAAGGTGAAAAACTAA
- the murD gene encoding UDP-N-acetylmuramoyl-L-alanine--D-glutamate ligase has product MYKEFSELKDKRILVVGLGKTGASLAHFLTKHGAQVTVTDHKSKPELSTQLEQLGDLPIKFELGGHSPKTFIAQDLVILSPGVPSNLKIFDYARSQGIRITGEFEFSAGFIKEPIIGLTGTNGKTTVAKITEAILKESGIKTWVGGANEKPLVDYLRSEEKAQVVIAEVSSFMLEHCDTFNPMNIVFTNLAENHLDRYRSMEEYVNAKRRIFKNTNQATTSILNADDNAVVELARDPAVQRGRIFYFSRKPALEPQIMNIGGAVNIGDEIRVRTGPEIETFTIKNMKMRGKHSVENVMAAILASREHGATREAVQKVIDSFSGLPHRIEYVRKVGGVLFYNDSKATNVHAVLRALDTFDENVILIAGGKDTNLNYEPLRTAVKRKVKTLILVGEAKERINRDLGDFSETFLIGTFEEAVLIAYQKSRIGDTVLLSPGCSSFDMFDSFEERGDYFKEIVRKFH; this is encoded by the coding sequence ATGTATAAAGAGTTTAGCGAATTAAAAGATAAAAGAATTCTTGTCGTCGGTCTTGGTAAGACGGGGGCCTCTTTGGCGCACTTCCTGACTAAGCATGGCGCGCAAGTGACAGTGACGGATCATAAATCCAAACCTGAACTTTCGACTCAGTTAGAACAATTGGGTGATTTGCCAATCAAGTTTGAATTGGGCGGTCACAGTCCAAAAACTTTCATTGCGCAAGATCTTGTGATCTTGTCACCGGGCGTACCTAGCAATTTGAAAATCTTCGATTACGCAAGATCTCAAGGTATCCGCATCACGGGCGAGTTTGAATTCTCTGCAGGCTTTATCAAAGAACCTATCATTGGTTTGACGGGAACAAACGGTAAAACGACTGTTGCGAAAATCACCGAAGCGATTCTTAAAGAATCCGGCATCAAAACTTGGGTGGGTGGCGCGAATGAAAAACCTTTGGTTGATTACTTGCGCTCTGAAGAAAAAGCGCAAGTGGTGATCGCGGAAGTTTCTAGCTTCATGCTTGAACACTGTGACACGTTCAACCCGATGAACATCGTGTTCACGAACTTGGCCGAAAATCATTTGGATCGTTATCGCTCTATGGAAGAGTACGTAAACGCCAAAAGACGTATTTTCAAAAACACAAATCAAGCGACAACAAGCATCTTGAATGCTGACGACAACGCGGTTGTTGAGTTGGCGCGTGATCCAGCGGTTCAACGCGGAAGAATTTTCTACTTCTCTCGCAAACCGGCTTTAGAGCCACAAATCATGAACATCGGTGGTGCGGTGAATATCGGTGATGAGATCCGTGTTCGCACAGGTCCCGAGATCGAAACTTTCACGATCAAGAACATGAAAATGCGCGGTAAGCACTCTGTTGAAAACGTGATGGCCGCGATCCTGGCATCTCGTGAACACGGGGCAACTCGCGAAGCTGTTCAAAAAGTGATCGACAGTTTCTCAGGTCTTCCACACCGTATCGAGTATGTTCGTAAAGTGGGCGGAGTTCTTTTCTACAACGACTCTAAAGCAACAAACGTGCACGCGGTTCTTCGCGCTTTGGACACTTTCGATGAAAACGTGATTTTGATCGCGGGTGGTAAAGATACGAATTTGAATTACGAACCTTTGCGTACTGCCGTGAAAAGAAAGGTGAAGACCTTGATTTTAGTCGGGGAAGCCAAAGAAAGAATCAACCGTGACCTCGGTGACTTCTCTGAGACTTTCTTGATCGGTACATTTGAGGAGGCGGTTCTTATCGCTTACCAAAAGTCCAGAATCGGCGACACCGTTCTTCTATCTCCAGGCTGCTCAAGCTTCGACATGTTTGACAGTTTCGAAGAGCGCGGCGATTATTTCAAAGAAATCGTGAGAAAGTTTCATTGA
- the mraY gene encoding phospho-N-acetylmuramoyl-pentapeptide-transferase, with amino-acid sequence MLYQWLYSMADQFSPLNVFRYLTVRTFISFFTAFLLCWMWGPYFIRRLQMKHFGQAIRDDGPQTHKKKAGTPTMGGGLILLSTLIPCLLWVDMTNALVWAVLLITWGFGLIGYMDDWLKVSKKNSKGLSGKIRLAGEFLISGGVIAYLVHYHGLSTAVTIPFIKSVSLELGYLYIVFASLVIVGTANAVNLTDGLDGLAIVPVMISAATLGLFAYVTGHFSIANYLQIPHVIGAGELTPVAATIVAAGMGFLWFNAYPAQVFMGDVGSLSLGGFLGTMAVITQNELLMVVLGGVFVVEALSVITQVISFKMTGKRVFKMAPIHHHFELGGLTETKIIVRFWIISILLAVLSLSTLKLR; translated from the coding sequence ATGCTTTATCAATGGCTTTATTCGATGGCGGATCAGTTTTCGCCTCTGAATGTTTTCAGGTACTTAACTGTCCGTACGTTTATCTCGTTCTTCACGGCCTTTTTGCTGTGTTGGATGTGGGGACCTTACTTCATTCGTCGTTTGCAGATGAAGCACTTTGGGCAAGCGATCCGCGATGACGGTCCTCAAACACATAAGAAAAAAGCGGGAACACCGACAATGGGTGGAGGATTGATTCTTCTTTCCACTTTGATTCCGTGTCTTCTTTGGGTCGACATGACGAATGCTTTGGTGTGGGCGGTGCTGCTTATCACTTGGGGCTTTGGTTTGATCGGTTACATGGATGACTGGCTCAAAGTGAGTAAGAAAAACTCCAAAGGTCTTTCTGGTAAAATCCGTTTGGCCGGAGAGTTTTTAATCAGCGGTGGAGTGATTGCTTACTTAGTTCACTATCACGGACTCAGCACAGCGGTGACAATTCCTTTTATAAAATCCGTTTCTTTGGAGCTTGGCTACCTCTACATCGTGTTTGCATCTTTAGTGATTGTGGGTACAGCCAATGCGGTGAATTTAACTGACGGTTTAGATGGTTTGGCGATTGTTCCGGTGATGATCTCAGCGGCGACTTTAGGTTTATTTGCCTACGTCACAGGTCACTTTTCCATCGCGAATTACCTGCAAATCCCGCATGTGATCGGGGCGGGTGAATTAACTCCGGTTGCAGCGACGATTGTTGCTGCAGGAATGGGATTTTTGTGGTTTAACGCGTACCCCGCACAAGTATTCATGGGGGACGTGGGATCGCTTTCATTGGGCGGTTTCTTGGGCACCATGGCCGTGATCACTCAGAACGAACTTTTAATGGTTGTTCTTGGTGGTGTGTTCGTGGTGGAAGCGTTGTCGGTCATCACTCAGGTGATTTCATTTAAGATGACCGGGAAGCGTGTGTTTAAAATGGCGCCGATTCACCATCACTTTGAATTGGGTGGTTTAACAGAAACAAAGATCATCGTGCGTTTCTGGATCATCTCTATTTTGCTTGCAGTATTAAGTCTTTCGACTCTGAAGTTGAGGTAA
- a CDS encoding CBS domain-containing protein, whose amino-acid sequence MKLVLKNHISRKLITVPTTATAAEAQRLMANYWIRHLPVMDEEDDYIIGMLSDRDLMRASSLEVTVDKIMTSPIKTFDIDTPIDDVVEAMIEEKVSAFLITKEEEVVGIVTTEDMLLVLHQVLKKEDTTTWNLSEILVNPALQRAAYLVGQAGI is encoded by the coding sequence GTGAAACTCGTATTAAAAAATCACATAAGTCGTAAGCTTATCACTGTGCCGACAACAGCCACAGCTGCAGAGGCACAACGCCTGATGGCCAACTACTGGATTCGTCACCTGCCCGTGATGGACGAAGAAGACGATTACATCATCGGGATGCTTTCCGACCGCGATTTAATGCGCGCTTCTTCGCTAGAGGTGACGGTCGACAAAATCATGACCTCACCCATTAAAACTTTCGATATCGACACCCCGATCGATGATGTCGTGGAAGCGATGATTGAAGAAAAAGTCTCTGCCTTTCTTATTACTAAAGAGGAAGAAGTGGTGGGTATCGTGACGACAGAAGACATGCTTTTGGTTCTTCATCAGGTTTTGAAAAAAGAAGATACGACCACATGGAATTTGAGCGAGATCTTAGTAAATCCGGCCCTGCAACGAGCCGCCTACTTGGTAGGCCAAGCGGGTATCTAA
- a CDS encoding GNAT family N-acetyltransferase gives MEFKHDVQGHKFLTMVEGGEAHLLYRRKGDVYDLYATEVPPEARGKNVADQLVREALKTAKQENAQVIATCPYVKKWFEKHPEEKSILKH, from the coding sequence ATGGAATTTAAGCACGATGTTCAGGGTCACAAATTTCTTACTATGGTAGAGGGTGGGGAAGCGCATCTTCTTTATCGTCGTAAAGGAGATGTTTATGATCTATATGCCACCGAAGTTCCTCCGGAAGCTCGCGGGAAAAATGTTGCGGATCAATTGGTGCGCGAAGCCCTAAAAACAGCGAAGCAAGAAAACGCCCAAGTGATCGCAACATGCCCCTATGTCAAAAAATGGTTCGAAAAACATCCCGAAGAAAAATCCATCTTAAAGCACTAA
- a CDS encoding EcsC family protein, translating to MQMDSIDLQSLRLAKELLEKPGLTARIAAKIGAPVEKGLSLLPDKVQKTVHKAAEKSIHVAYDLAMRTVPPSNDKTSHNLGHKLAVAGTGGAGGFFGPASLLIELPISTTLMMRSIIDIAQSEGEDISDVDTKLACLEVFAFGGLSTADDAAGSGYIMTRAALSKAFTDAAKAFLGKSLAEESAPIMVRLLSSVASRFQLVVAEKAAAQLMPLVGALGGAAVNVIFMDHFQDMARGHFVVRRLERKYGINEVQTMYRELTI from the coding sequence ATGCAAATGGATTCCATAGATCTGCAATCACTTCGATTGGCTAAGGAACTCTTAGAAAAGCCGGGACTCACCGCGCGTATCGCCGCGAAGATCGGGGCCCCTGTGGAAAAAGGCCTTTCCCTGTTACCAGATAAAGTTCAGAAGACCGTGCATAAAGCGGCAGAAAAATCCATTCACGTCGCCTACGATCTTGCGATGCGCACCGTGCCCCCTTCGAACGACAAAACTTCACACAACCTAGGACATAAGCTGGCCGTCGCCGGGACAGGAGGCGCGGGAGGCTTTTTTGGCCCGGCCTCCCTTCTTATCGAACTGCCTATTTCGACAACCTTGATGATGAGATCCATCATCGACATCGCCCAAAGCGAAGGCGAAGACATTTCAGACGTGGATACGAAACTGGCTTGCCTTGAAGTTTTTGCGTTTGGTGGACTGAGCACTGCCGACGATGCAGCGGGTTCGGGTTACATCATGACCCGTGCGGCTTTATCCAAAGCCTTCACCGATGCGGCAAAAGCTTTTCTTGGAAAAAGCCTGGCAGAAGAAAGTGCGCCGATCATGGTAAGACTTCTTTCCAGTGTGGCATCACGCTTTCAATTAGTCGTCGCAGAGAAAGCGGCCGCACAACTCATGCCTTTAGTGGGAGCCTTAGGTGGAGCCGCCGTCAATGTGATCTTTATGGATCATTTCCAAGACATGGCTCGAGGTCACTTCGTCGTTCGCCGTCTAGAAAGAAAATACGGTATCAACGAAGTGCAGACGATGTATCGCGAATTAACTATTTAG
- a CDS encoding sensor histidine kinase, with protein MKPRGMKLLIKVFLAFLLTSLLIVGGLALLGHSLSPEKSLSPVIENNAVNYFQSLGAKIQNEDDIRRIYKDLQLHVRREGFEQLADSQGLPSFATTEKMDKDFSNKLSLGKTNGFYFAEVKGVTPRTVWFISYDEIPRAWLFPFLWVASFIFFIMAISFLTIRWMMSPIKVVVEGVNKISEGNLKYRIKTNHRGEFGLIADSFNNMADGLEKMIVAKEQLLRDVSHELRSPLTRVGVAVDLLADEKMKASIKDDLSKMEELIHQILESYRLKEGAKSLKKSNVNLSELISNVASDYEESMKVHLNLPEEASLHMDAMQMERVLRNLIENSMKYAKPSEPNELTISLQKDCDHWVLKLKDQGIGISEKDLTHIFEPFYRADTARSPGKSGFGLGLAIARAVIEAHEGTITVTSKMNVGSEFTIRLPK; from the coding sequence GTGAAACCCCGTGGAATGAAACTTCTTATCAAAGTGTTTCTGGCATTTCTTCTGACATCACTTCTGATTGTCGGGGGCTTGGCTCTGTTAGGACATTCCTTAAGCCCTGAGAAATCTTTGTCGCCGGTGATTGAAAACAACGCCGTCAACTACTTTCAAAGTTTAGGTGCCAAAATTCAGAATGAAGACGACATTCGTCGTATCTATAAAGACCTGCAATTGCATGTCCGTCGTGAAGGCTTCGAACAGCTGGCTGACAGTCAGGGACTTCCCAGTTTTGCGACCACCGAAAAGATGGATAAGGATTTTTCAAATAAGCTTTCCTTAGGAAAAACCAACGGTTTCTACTTTGCAGAAGTTAAAGGCGTTACACCGCGCACTGTCTGGTTTATTTCGTATGATGAAATCCCTCGAGCGTGGTTGTTTCCTTTTCTTTGGGTGGCCTCTTTTATTTTCTTTATTATGGCGATCAGCTTTTTGACTATTCGTTGGATGATGTCTCCCATCAAGGTGGTCGTCGAAGGGGTGAACAAAATCTCGGAAGGGAATTTGAAGTACCGTATTAAAACAAATCATCGCGGCGAATTCGGTCTTATCGCGGATTCTTTCAACAACATGGCCGACGGCCTTGAAAAGATGATCGTCGCTAAAGAGCAGCTTCTTCGAGACGTCAGTCACGAATTGCGCAGTCCTTTGACTCGCGTCGGGGTGGCTGTGGATCTTTTAGCAGATGAAAAAATGAAGGCCTCCATAAAAGATGATCTTTCGAAGATGGAAGAATTGATTCATCAGATTTTGGAATCTTATCGTCTGAAAGAAGGGGCGAAGTCGCTTAAAAAGTCCAATGTGAATTTAAGCGAGCTCATTTCAAATGTCGCCTCTGATTACGAAGAGTCGATGAAGGTGCATCTGAATCTGCCGGAAGAGGCCTCCTTACATATGGATGCGATGCAAATGGAGCGTGTTTTGCGCAATCTCATTGAGAATTCGATGAAGTACGCGAAGCCTTCTGAACCTAACGAACTTACTATTTCCTTGCAGAAAGACTGTGATCACTGGGTTTTGAAATTGAAAGATCAAGGGATTGGAATTTCCGAAAAAGATCTGACTCATATCTTTGAGCCTTTTTATCGTGCTGATACCGCTAGGTCACCGGGGAAGTCGGGATTTGGATTGGGCTTAGCCATCGCTCGTGCCGTGATCGAAGCTCATGAGGGAACGATCACAGTCACCAGCAAAATGAATGTGGGAAGCGAGTTTACGATCCGTCTTCCTAAATAG
- a CDS encoding response regulator transcription factor, giving the protein MNRIALIDDDQKLGELLKQYFSQFELETVQFTFPSEALSALKREKFDAIILDVMLPEMDGFEVCKKIRGFSDLPILMLTARGETSDKVLGLELGVDDYLPKPFEARELVARMKSLIRRYKKTSVGGTKLRSGALVLDTQLRTAFLEEQNLNLSTHEYELLKLLMSYAGQSLSRDRIMDELRGVDWEAYNRSIDVAISRLRQKLKDPAKTPVFLRTVWGEGYCFIAPVEETL; this is encoded by the coding sequence ATGAATCGCATTGCCCTGATCGACGACGATCAAAAATTAGGAGAATTGTTAAAGCAGTATTTCAGTCAATTTGAACTGGAGACCGTGCAATTCACTTTTCCTTCAGAAGCTTTGTCCGCTTTAAAGCGTGAAAAGTTTGATGCGATTATTTTAGATGTGATGCTACCCGAAATGGATGGCTTTGAAGTGTGCAAAAAAATTCGAGGCTTCAGCGATCTGCCGATACTGATGCTCACAGCTCGCGGCGAAACTTCCGACAAAGTTTTAGGTCTGGAATTGGGAGTGGATGATTATCTGCCCAAACCTTTTGAAGCCCGCGAACTTGTGGCTCGTATGAAAAGTCTGATTCGCCGATATAAAAAGACTTCTGTCGGTGGAACTAAACTTCGTTCCGGAGCTCTCGTTTTAGACACCCAGCTTCGCACGGCTTTCTTAGAAGAGCAGAATTTGAATCTAAGTACGCACGAGTATGAATTATTGAAACTTCTGATGTCTTACGCCGGCCAAAGTCTTTCCCGTGATCGTATTATGGACGAACTTCGCGGCGTAGATTGGGAAGCCTATAATCGCAGCATTGATGTGGCGATCAGCCGTCTAAGACAAAAACTAAAAGACCCTGCCAAAACTCCTGTCTTCCTGCGCACTGTATGGGGAGAAGGATATTGCTTTATTGCTCCTGTGGAGGAAACACTGTGA
- a CDS encoding Spy/CpxP family protein refolding chaperone, producing the protein MKIVDKRKWPRVLGVVLAVAGVGLMTGCHRSPEERINAVSEKIADKFDFNEQQKALLNDIAADVKKDFAEEKAVRQSLYGDFKTMLLSEELDKAKIKEVIKQRQARMDARTDKYIDKVSALHKSLTPEQKKELVEKIEKFHKKWE; encoded by the coding sequence ATGAAAATCGTAGATAAAAGAAAATGGCCCCGTGTTCTGGGCGTTGTCTTAGCGGTCGCTGGCGTCGGTCTGATGACGGGTTGCCATCGCAGTCCTGAAGAAAGAATCAATGCCGTGAGCGAAAAAATCGCGGATAAGTTTGATTTCAATGAGCAACAAAAAGCCTTGCTAAATGATATCGCCGCAGACGTGAAAAAAGATTTCGCCGAAGAAAAAGCCGTTCGTCAGTCTTTATATGGTGATTTCAAAACCATGTTGCTTTCTGAAGAACTTGATAAAGCCAAAATCAAAGAAGTGATCAAACAACGTCAGGCGCGCATGGATGCAAGAACGGATAAATACATTGATAAGGTGTCTGCTCTTCATAAAAGCTTAACGCCTGAACAGAAAAAGGAACTGGTCGAAAAAATCGAAAAGTTCCATAAAAAGTGGGAGTAA